CTAAGTACTGCGCGCCAATCGACCGTGGATGAATATGGAGTGCTGATACACAATCTTTTTCAGATGTCAGGAATTTCTGTCAAAGAGGTGGAAGGTGTAATTATATCCTCGGTAGTTCCACCCCTGGTTAAGACTATCGTGGATATGTGTATAAAGTATATAGGCAAAGATCCGTTACTCGTGGGACCAGGGATAAAAACGGGCCTTAATCTTCGCTATGAGAATCCACGTGAGATTGGCGCAGACCGGATTGTTAATGCTGTGGCTGCGATTGAACAATATAAATGTCCGCTTGTTGTTGTTGATTTTGGTACGGCTACGACCTTTGATTGTATCGATGCGGGAGCTAATTATCTCGGAGGAGCGATTGTTCCGGGGCTTGGCATTTCTACAGAGGCCTTATATCAGCGAGCATCCAAACTGCCACGAATTGAGTTAGAGAAGCCTAAAAAAGTTATCGGACGTAATACAGTGCATGCTATGCAGGCTGGTATTATTTTTGGGTACGCGGGTCAGGTTGAGGGAATCGTTAAGCGTATCAAAATCGAGATGAATGCTCCGGGGCTAAAGGTTATTTCTACCGGAGGTCTCGCTTCGCTAATTGCAGGTGAGACGGATTGTATCGACGAAGTAAACCCCATGTTAACACTAGAAGGATTACGAATTATTTATGATCGTAACCAATAAAGATAAAGAAGCCTAAAGGGCGAAGAGATAGGAGGGCTAAGCACCCAATGGAAAAAAAGAAGGATCGACTTATCCGTGGAACGGCTATGAATGGTAAAGTGAGAGCGTTTGCTGTCCGCACAACAGAATTGGTCGAGGAATTGCGGCGTAGACATGATACGTATCCGACGGCAACAGCCGCGTTAGGACGTACGGTTACCGCTGCAGCCATGATGGGCGCTATGCTCAAAGGTAGAGAGAAGCTATGCATCATGGTCAAAGGGGATGGACCGATTGGACAAATTGTTGCGGAGTCCAATGCGTTGGGAGAAGTGTGCGGATATGTACACCATCCTCACGTTCACTTACCTAGCAATAGCATGGGCAAATTAGATGTAGCTGGAGCTGTAGGGACGGAAGGGTTCATTGATATTATTAAGGATTTGGGTTTAAAGGAACCTTATCGAGGTAGTATTCCAATCATCTCTGGAGAGCTTGCAGAAGATTTCACTTATTATTTCGCTGTATCTGAGCAAACCCCAGCTGCCGTTGGCTTGGGTGTACTAGTAGATACTGATGAGTCAGTAATTGTAGCCGGAGGATTTATCGTGCAGCTTCTTCCAGGACTGACGGATGCGGAGATTACGGAGATCGAAAAAGCTCTAGGGGCTATGCCTTCCGTGACAACACTCCTTGATCAGGGCTTAGAGCCAGAAGAAATGCTGCGTTTTCTTTTGCCGGATGCCGTGGTTATGGATGAACTGGATATTAACTTTGCTTGTCAATGTTCGCGTGAGCGGGTAGAGCAGACATTGATTAGCCTTGGGCAAGCTGAACTGGAGAGAATAATTGCAGAAGATGAACAGGCTGAAGTTGTATGTCATTTTTGCAACGAGGCTTATGTTTTTAATAAGGACGAATTACAGGTCATTTTAGAACAAGCGAACTCGTAGGTCATGGGATGATGACGAGACAGGAACGCGCACTTCGCAATACGGTTGTTATTCTAGCTGTTGCATCTTTAATGCTCGGGGGTCTGTTATTCTGGAGTTTACGCGCCATGGCCCTTCTAAAAGGAGATACAACAGAGAGTGAAATATCGGAGATAGCGACTGCAGGCGGGCAACCGATAACAGATAAGCAGTGGATGGATGAGCTGAAAAAAAAGCATGGTTACGAAGTGCTAGTTGGAATAATCAATCATATTGTTGTGGAGATGGAAGCTAAGGCTCTGGGGATTACTGTGACGGATGATGAGGTTGAGCAGGAGCTTGCACGAACTATGGTTGGATACGGATCCGAAGAACAGTATTATGCGCAAATGCAGTCTCAGCTGGGTTTATCCCGTCAGGAAGTGTTCGCAGAGACAGCTTATCGTCTAACCTTACAAGCGATAGCCACCGTGGGTATTACGATTAATGAAGCGGATATCGATACTTATTTAGATCAAAATGCTGAGCGGTTTACTCCGAAAAGAGAACTAGAGCTCTCCATGATCAAGGTTTCATCTTATGAAGAAGGCGAGCAGGTAATGGATCGTTTGGAGCAGGGTGAGAACTTTGCTGATTTGGCTAGGGAAGTGTCCATTGATGAAGCGAGTCGGCAGCAAGGAGGCAGCTTGGGGAAGGTGGAGGAAGACGATCCTTTTTGGCCTGAAGGACTGCTTAAGACTGCGGCTAGTTTGGATGCGAGTGATATAGCGGGACCGATTCAGGCGGAGGACGACTTCGCTATCATTCGACTAGAGAGTATTCACTCTCCAGCAGTTCCGGACCAGAAGGAGATACGGGCGCTGATACGTCAAGAACTGGCTTTGGAGCAAGCACCTCCTCTACAACAAGTAGAGAGTGATTTGCGTACAAAATATGATGTGGCAATAAATATTGACAACAGCCTGCAAGATTGATAATATGATATTAACGTAAAACCTACCGTTTTAGTCGGAAATAACTAACGGTGGTCAAATATCTACACCTCTTTATAGCAGTTATTACTGCGTAAAAGGCACCCACATACAGAAGAGTAAAGTCATAATTTACGTTCTTATATTGCACTTATCATTCTAAGGAGGTTTTTGCTCATGGCTAAAGTCGTTAACAACGTAACAGAATTGATCGGCGGTACTCCGCTCGTTCGTTTGAATCGTCTGGCACAGGAAGGCTCCGCAGATATTTATTTGAAATTGGAATATCAGAACCCGGGATCAAGCGTAAAAGACCGTATCGCAATCAGCATCGTGGAAGAAGCTGAG
This Paenibacillus sp. FSL R5-0345 DNA region includes the following protein-coding sequences:
- the hslO gene encoding Hsp33 family molecular chaperone HslO → MEKKKDRLIRGTAMNGKVRAFAVRTTELVEELRRRHDTYPTATAALGRTVTAAAMMGAMLKGREKLCIMVKGDGPIGQIVAESNALGEVCGYVHHPHVHLPSNSMGKLDVAGAVGTEGFIDIIKDLGLKEPYRGSIPIISGELAEDFTYYFAVSEQTPAAVGLGVLVDTDESVIVAGGFIVQLLPGLTDAEITEIEKALGAMPSVTTLLDQGLEPEEMLRFLLPDAVVMDELDINFACQCSRERVEQTLISLGQAELERIIAEDEQAEVVCHFCNEAYVFNKDELQVILEQANS
- a CDS encoding type III pantothenate kinase; amino-acid sequence: MMLAVDIGNTNIVLGVYRKRELLHHFRLSTARQSTVDEYGVLIHNLFQMSGISVKEVEGVIISSVVPPLVKTIVDMCIKYIGKDPLLVGPGIKTGLNLRYENPREIGADRIVNAVAAIEQYKCPLVVVDFGTATTFDCIDAGANYLGGAIVPGLGISTEALYQRASKLPRIELEKPKKVIGRNTVHAMQAGIIFGYAGQVEGIVKRIKIEMNAPGLKVISTGGLASLIAGETDCIDEVNPMLTLEGLRIIYDRNQ
- a CDS encoding peptidylprolyl isomerase; the encoded protein is MMTRQERALRNTVVILAVASLMLGGLLFWSLRAMALLKGDTTESEISEIATAGGQPITDKQWMDELKKKHGYEVLVGIINHIVVEMEAKALGITVTDDEVEQELARTMVGYGSEEQYYAQMQSQLGLSRQEVFAETAYRLTLQAIATVGITINEADIDTYLDQNAERFTPKRELELSMIKVSSYEEGEQVMDRLEQGENFADLAREVSIDEASRQQGGSLGKVEEDDPFWPEGLLKTAASLDASDIAGPIQAEDDFAIIRLESIHSPAVPDQKEIRALIRQELALEQAPPLQQVESDLRTKYDVAINIDNSLQD